TGATGCCGAGGGTGGCCAGCATCATCACGCCCATGCCGGCGCCGAAGAAGCCGCCATAGACCGCGGTTGCGAACTGAGCGAGCGAACCGGCAAGCGAGCCGACCGAGGCCTGATGCTCCGGCCCGGCCGCCGGCTTCAGCCATGGCCCGGCGGCAAACAGGGCGGTGGCGGCGATGAGCAGCCACGGCACCAGGGCCCGGAACGATGGATTGTCGAGCGCCAGAAGGATGAGCGAACCGGCCAGCGCACCGCCAGCCGAGATCAGGCAAAGCAGCAGGGCGCCGCGCCAGAAATGCCGGATATCGGTCCAATAGGCGAGCGTCGAGGTGATGTAACCCGGCAGTTGCGTCACCGAGGAGGTGGCGTTGGCGACGATCGGCGGCAGGCCGACCAGCGTCATGGCGCCGAAGGTGAGGAAGGTGCCGCCGCCGGCGACCGCGTTGGCGGCGCCCGAGGCAAAACCCGCGAGGAAGAGCAGGACGGCATCGAAGAACGTCATTGAGGGGAGGCCCAGAAAGATCACTTTTCCGGCTTAGAAAGCTCGTTAGCTTCGCGCAACCCGGCAGGGCGGCAATAAGATGGTGCCATGGCCGCAAAAAATACGCCTCAAAGGCGTGACAAAGCGGCGAAATAGCTGTATGTGGCCGCCCGAACCGGGAGAACGATCTTCTGGACCCGTCAACAATGGCGGTGTAGCCGTCCCTGCCCAATGCTTTCGGCAAAGGGCATA
The window above is part of the Mesorhizobium sp. WSM4904 genome. Proteins encoded here:
- a CDS encoding sulfite exporter TauE/SafE family protein; the encoded protein is MTFFDAVLLFLAGFASGAANAVAGGGTFLTFGAMTLVGLPPIVANATSSVTQLPGYITSTLAYWTDIRHFWRGALLLCLISAGGALAGSLILLALDNPSFRALVPWLLIAATALFAAGPWLKPAAGPEHQASVGSLAGSLAQFATAVYGGFFGAGMGVMMLATLGITQAGDYHRLNALKNMLSIVIAIVAILVFVSGGVVAWPQAIVMIPGVALGGYAGVWIAKRVPQGVVRGFVVAVGLLLAFYYFTKG